The following are encoded in a window of Myxocyprinus asiaticus isolate MX2 ecotype Aquarium Trade chromosome 17, UBuf_Myxa_2, whole genome shotgun sequence genomic DNA:
- the LOC127455257 gene encoding uncharacterized protein C14orf132-like, producing MDLSFMAAQLPVMSGAFMDTSPVDDCSTEHSLFNSSASVNAAPPASAPAQQDEQRHVSSDAIWLWIAIIATIGNIVVVGVVYAFTF from the coding sequence CTTCCTGTAATGAGCGGAGCTTTCATGGACACATCGCCCGTTGATGACTGCAGTACAGAACACTCTCTCTTTAACTCATCGGCCAGTGTGAACGCAGCACCCCCTGCATCAGCACCCGCGCAACAAGATGAGCAGCGCCACGTGTCCAGTGATGCCATCTGGCTGTGGATTGCCATCATCGCCACCATCGGCAACATCGTGGTGGTTGGAGTGGTTTACGCTTTTACTTTCTGA